From a single Papaver somniferum cultivar HN1 unplaced genomic scaffold, ASM357369v1 unplaced-scaffold_19, whole genome shotgun sequence genomic region:
- the LOC113339066 gene encoding ammonium transporter 2-like isoform X1 has translation MATNSTAYLESLPAVPDWLNKGDNAWQLIAATLVALQSMPGLVILYGSIVKKKWAVNSAFMALYAFAAVLLLWVLVCYKMAFGEELLPFWGRGGFALGQGYLLSHGKLPATTHFYKNGTVETAMTEPYYPMASLVYFQFTFAAITLILLAGSVLGRMNIRAWMAFVPLWLIFSYTVGAFSLWGGGFLYHWGVIDFAGGYVIHLSSGVAGLTAAYWVGPRMQCDKERFPPNNVLLALAGAGLLWMGWSGFNGGAPYAANIDASIAVLNTNICAATSLLMWTSLDVFYFGKPSVVGAIQGMITGLVCITPGAGVVQSWAAIVMGILAGSIPWFTMMILHKKSSLLQKVDDTLGVFHTHAVAGILGGTLTGLLAEPHLCDMVLPVKGSMGGFYGGTGGIQFLKQIVAALFVIGWNLVMTSIILLLIRTVIPLRMPDNELLIGDDAAHGEEAYALWGDGERYDESKHGINSPNHQQTPTRPMDEFDRDTAVGITVHI, from the exons ATGGCTACAAATTCTACTGCATATCTAGAGAGTCTTCCAGCAGTACCGGACTGGCTAAATAAAGGAGACAACGCATGGCAACTGATTGCAGCAACGCTTGTAGCGTTGCAAAGTATGCCAGGATTGGTAATTCTTTACGGCAGTATCGTTAAGAAGAAATGGGCAGTTAACTCAGCTTTCATGGCTCTTTACGCTTTTGCTGCTGTGTTGCTTTTATGGGTATTGGTTTGTTACAAAATGGCTTTTGGTGAGGAACTTCTTCCTTTCTGGGGTAGAGGTGGATTTGCTCTCGGGCAAGGTTATCTACTCAGCCACGGTAAATTGCCAGCAACAACTCATTTCTACAAAAATGGTACTGTAGAAACAGCCATGACCGAACCGTATTATCCCATGGCTTCTCTCGTGTACTTCCAATTCACGTTTGCAGCTATTACACTCATATTACTGGCCGGTTCAGTACTCGGTCGGATGAATATCAGAGCTTGGATGGCATTTGTTCCTCTCTGGTTAATCTTTTCTTATACTGTTGGCGCATTTAGTCTTTGGGGTGGCGGGTTTCTTTATCACTGGGGCGTTATCGATTTCGCCGGAGGTTATGTTATTCATCTATCGTCAGGAGTTGCCGGATTGACTGCAGCTTATTGG GTGGGACCAAGGATGCAGTGTGACAAAGAGAGATTTCCTCCAAACAATGTTTTGCTGGCTCTAGCTGGAGCTGGATTGTTGTGGATGGGTTGGTCTGGCTTCAATGGAGGAGCACCATATGCTGCGAATATTGACGCTTCGATTGCTGTTTTGAATACTAATATTTGTGCTGCAACAAGTCTTCTTATGTGGACTAGTCTAGACGTGTTCTACTTTGGTAAACCATCTGTAGTTGGAGCCATTCAAGGAATGATTACAGGACTTGTTTGTATTACACCTGGAGCAG GTGTAGTTCAGTCGTGGGCTGCGATAGTGATGGGAATACTTGCAGGCAGCATACCTTGGTTTACCATGATGATACTGCACAAGAAATCTTCACTGTTACAGAAG GTGGATGATACATTGGGCGTGTTTCATACCCACGCGGTAGCGGGAATATTAGGCGGGACACTTACCGGACTACTAGCCGAACCACATCTATGTGATATGGTCCTGCCAGTGAAAGGTTCAATGGGTGGGTTCTATGGCGGCACCGGCGggatacaatttttgaaacaaATTGTTGCGGCACTATTTGTGATCGGATGGAACTTAGTAATGACTTCGATTATACTTTTGTTGATAAGAACAGTAATACCATTGAGAATGCCtgataatgaacttttgatagGAGATGATGCAGCTCATGGTGAAGAAGCTTATGCTCTTTGGGGTGATGGTGAAAGGTATGATGAATCTAAGCATGGTATTAATTCACCTAATCATCAACAAACACCAACAAGACCAATGGATGAATTTGATCGTGATACTGCTGTTGGTATTACTGTTCATATATAG
- the LOC113339066 gene encoding ammonium transporter 3 member 1-like isoform X2 gives MATNSTAYLESLPAVPDWLNKGDNAWQLIAATLVALQSMPGLVILYGSIVKKKWAVNSAFMALYAFAAVLLLWVLVCYKMAFGEELLPFWGRGGFALGQGYLLSHGKLPATTHFYKNGTVETAMTEPYYPMASLVYFQFTFAAITLILLAGSVLGRMNIRAWMAFVPLWLIFSYTVGAFSLWGGGFLYHWGVIDFAGGYVIHLSSGVAGLTAAYWVGPRMQCDKERFPPNNVLLALAGAGLLWMGWSGFNGGAPYAANIDASIAVLNTNICAATSLLMWTSLDVFYFGKPSVVGAIQGMITGLVCITPGAGVVQSWAAIVMGILAGSIPWFTMMILHKKSSLLQKVDDTLGVFHTHAVAGILGGTLTGLLAEPHLCDMVLPVKGSMGGFYGGTGGIQFLKQIVAALFVIGWNLEMMQLMVKKLMLFGVMVKGMMNLSMVLIHLIINKHQQDQWMNLIVILLLVLLFIYRL, from the exons ATGGCTACAAATTCTACTGCATATCTAGAGAGTCTTCCAGCAGTACCGGACTGGCTAAATAAAGGAGACAACGCATGGCAACTGATTGCAGCAACGCTTGTAGCGTTGCAAAGTATGCCAGGATTGGTAATTCTTTACGGCAGTATCGTTAAGAAGAAATGGGCAGTTAACTCAGCTTTCATGGCTCTTTACGCTTTTGCTGCTGTGTTGCTTTTATGGGTATTGGTTTGTTACAAAATGGCTTTTGGTGAGGAACTTCTTCCTTTCTGGGGTAGAGGTGGATTTGCTCTCGGGCAAGGTTATCTACTCAGCCACGGTAAATTGCCAGCAACAACTCATTTCTACAAAAATGGTACTGTAGAAACAGCCATGACCGAACCGTATTATCCCATGGCTTCTCTCGTGTACTTCCAATTCACGTTTGCAGCTATTACACTCATATTACTGGCCGGTTCAGTACTCGGTCGGATGAATATCAGAGCTTGGATGGCATTTGTTCCTCTCTGGTTAATCTTTTCTTATACTGTTGGCGCATTTAGTCTTTGGGGTGGCGGGTTTCTTTATCACTGGGGCGTTATCGATTTCGCCGGAGGTTATGTTATTCATCTATCGTCAGGAGTTGCCGGATTGACTGCAGCTTATTGG GTGGGACCAAGGATGCAGTGTGACAAAGAGAGATTTCCTCCAAACAATGTTTTGCTGGCTCTAGCTGGAGCTGGATTGTTGTGGATGGGTTGGTCTGGCTTCAATGGAGGAGCACCATATGCTGCGAATATTGACGCTTCGATTGCTGTTTTGAATACTAATATTTGTGCTGCAACAAGTCTTCTTATGTGGACTAGTCTAGACGTGTTCTACTTTGGTAAACCATCTGTAGTTGGAGCCATTCAAGGAATGATTACAGGACTTGTTTGTATTACACCTGGAGCAG GTGTAGTTCAGTCGTGGGCTGCGATAGTGATGGGAATACTTGCAGGCAGCATACCTTGGTTTACCATGATGATACTGCACAAGAAATCTTCACTGTTACAGAAG GTGGATGATACATTGGGCGTGTTTCATACCCACGCGGTAGCGGGAATATTAGGCGGGACACTTACCGGACTACTAGCCGAACCACATCTATGTGATATGGTCCTGCCAGTGAAAGGTTCAATGGGTGGGTTCTATGGCGGCACCGGCGggatacaatttttgaaacaaATTGTTGCGGCACTATTTGTGATCGGATGGAACTTA GAGATGATGCAGCTCATGGTGAAGAAGCTTATGCTCTTTGGGGTGATGGTGAAAGGTATGATGAATCTAAGCATGGTATTAATTCACCTAATCATCAACAAACACCAACAAGACCAATGGATGAATTTGATCGTGATACTGCTGTTGGTATTACTGTTCATATATAGGCTTTAA